The following coding sequences lie in one Arachis hypogaea cultivar Tifrunner chromosome 4, arahy.Tifrunner.gnm2.J5K5, whole genome shotgun sequence genomic window:
- the LOC112797169 gene encoding WEB family protein At2g38370 isoform X1 encodes MEEEEPVKTTTHQHEPRKCSEKKTVSVSVRGEIDTSVPFESVKEAVTRFGGIGFWKPIIPSLPLPFHSHHQHGGEEVDGAKLEEQAMVLEKELILKERETLDVLKELESTKRLVEDLRTKLQKEEAEAKENEENVLDVRKQQASKEGFIPCPSSSPALILMELKQAKLNLTRTTNDLADVRASVESLNKKLDKERISLERTRERLSQNSLKISSLEEELKQTRLRIELAKDAEIKCVSGDPSDITRELHRLSSETEHFKKIGEAAKSEVSRTMSEIEQTRSMITTAEIRLVAARKMKEAARAAEAAAIAEINALSNHEIENSPEKHDGVTLSFEEYTSLACKAQDAEEQYKKKVFSAMLEVDEANLEKEKILKKAEEALEELKSSKKVLDEALERVEVANRGKLVVEEALRKWRSESHKRRSSVQNSTKFKTSYPSHHQRESILLDVNGLNIVNDETKPVLKPTLSIGQILSRKLLPPQDIESMLPGERSFVKRKMSLGQMLGKQNSDSSIDTQIEKENGQKQFSSKRKKFGFVRFSLLLSKQQKKKKKKKPMLNLR; translated from the exons ATGGAGGAAGAAGAACCAGTGAAAACGACGACACATCAACATGAACCTCGAAAGTGTTCTGAGAAGAAGactgtgagtgtgagtgtgaggggTGAGATTGATACTTCTGTGCCCTTTGAATCTGTGAAGGAGGCAGTTACTCGATTCGGTGGCATCGGTTTCTGGAAGCCTATTATTCCTTCTCTTCCGCTTCCTTTTCATTCTCACCAT CAGCACGGCGGAGAAGAGGTGGACGGTGCAAAACTGGAGGAGCAGGCCATGGTGTTGGAGAAAGAATTGATCCTCAAAGAGAGGGAAACTCTTGATGTGTTAAAGGAATTGGAGAGTACCAAAAGGCTTGTTGAAGATTTGAGAACAAAGCTACAGAAGGAGGAAGCCGAAGCCAAAGAGAATGAAGAAAATGTGTTGGATGTTAGAAAGCAACAAGCTTCTAAGGAAGGTTTTATTCCCTGCCCTTCGTCTTCTCCGGCTTTGATACTAATGGAATTGAAGCAGGCCAAGTTGAACCTAACAAGAACTACTAATGATCTTGCTGATGTTCGAGCTTCTGTCGAATCGCTTAATAAGAAATTAGACAAGGAAAGAATCTCGCTTGAGAGAACCCGCGAGAGGCTTAGTCAGAATTCATTGAAAATAtcttctcttgaagaagaacttAAACAGACCAGACTTAGAATAGAACTGGCAAAAGATGCTGAAATCAAGTGTGTTTCCGGTGACCCTTCGGATATCACGAGAGAGCTCCATCGATTGAGTTCTGAGACAGAGCATTTCAAGAAAATTGGAGAAGCCGCCAAGTCAGAAGTTTCGAGGACAATGTCTGAGATTGAACAGACTAGAAGTATGATAACAACTGCAGAAATTAGATTGGTTGCTGCCAGGAAAATGAAGGAAGCTGCTAGAGCCGCTGAAGCAGCTGCCATTGCAGAAATCAATGCTTTATCTAATCATGAGATTGAGAATTCACCCGAAAAGCATGATGGTGTTACTCTTTCATTTGAAGAGTATACTTCTCTTGCCTGCAAAGCTCAAGATGCTGAGGAACAATACAAGAAGAAAGTTTTCAGTGCCATGCTTGAAGTTGATGAGGCGAatttggaaaaagagaaaatcTTAAAGAAGGCAGAGGAAGCTTTGGAAGAATTGAAATCCAGCAAGAAGGTCCTTGATGAAGCTTTGGAAAGGGTCGAGGTGGCGAATAGAGGGAAGCTAGTGGTAGAGGAGGCTCTAAGGAAGTGGCGGTCCGAGAGTCACAAGAGACGCTCCTCGGTACAAAATTCTACCAAGTTCAAAACCTCTTATCCATCTCACCATCAGAGAGAATCAATATTACTTGATGTGAATGGATTGAATATTGTAAATGATGAAACCAAGCCAGTTCTTAAGCCAACGCTATCGATAGGACAAATACTGAGCCGAAAGCTGCTTCCGCCGCAAGATATTGAATCCATGTTGCCTGGAGAAAGAAGCTTTGTGAAAAGGAAGATGTCATTGGGTCAGATGCTTGGCAAACAAAATTCTGATTCATCCATTGATACAcaaattgagaaagaaaatggACAGAAGCAGTTTTCTTCCAAGAGAAAGAAATTTGGGTTTGTGAGATTCTCACTTCTCTTGTCTAaacaacaaaagaagaagaagaagaagaagccaatGTTGAATTTGAGGTGA
- the LOC112797169 gene encoding WEB family protein At2g38370 isoform X2, whose product MEEEEPVKTTTHQHEPRKCSEKKTVSVSVRGEIDTSVPFESVKEAVTRFGGIGFWKPIIPSLPLPFHSHHHGGEEVDGAKLEEQAMVLEKELILKERETLDVLKELESTKRLVEDLRTKLQKEEAEAKENEENVLDVRKQQASKEGFIPCPSSSPALILMELKQAKLNLTRTTNDLADVRASVESLNKKLDKERISLERTRERLSQNSLKISSLEEELKQTRLRIELAKDAEIKCVSGDPSDITRELHRLSSETEHFKKIGEAAKSEVSRTMSEIEQTRSMITTAEIRLVAARKMKEAARAAEAAAIAEINALSNHEIENSPEKHDGVTLSFEEYTSLACKAQDAEEQYKKKVFSAMLEVDEANLEKEKILKKAEEALEELKSSKKVLDEALERVEVANRGKLVVEEALRKWRSESHKRRSSVQNSTKFKTSYPSHHQRESILLDVNGLNIVNDETKPVLKPTLSIGQILSRKLLPPQDIESMLPGERSFVKRKMSLGQMLGKQNSDSSIDTQIEKENGQKQFSSKRKKFGFVRFSLLLSKQQKKKKKKKPMLNLR is encoded by the exons ATGGAGGAAGAAGAACCAGTGAAAACGACGACACATCAACATGAACCTCGAAAGTGTTCTGAGAAGAAGactgtgagtgtgagtgtgaggggTGAGATTGATACTTCTGTGCCCTTTGAATCTGTGAAGGAGGCAGTTACTCGATTCGGTGGCATCGGTTTCTGGAAGCCTATTATTCCTTCTCTTCCGCTTCCTTTTCATTCTCACCAT CACGGCGGAGAAGAGGTGGACGGTGCAAAACTGGAGGAGCAGGCCATGGTGTTGGAGAAAGAATTGATCCTCAAAGAGAGGGAAACTCTTGATGTGTTAAAGGAATTGGAGAGTACCAAAAGGCTTGTTGAAGATTTGAGAACAAAGCTACAGAAGGAGGAAGCCGAAGCCAAAGAGAATGAAGAAAATGTGTTGGATGTTAGAAAGCAACAAGCTTCTAAGGAAGGTTTTATTCCCTGCCCTTCGTCTTCTCCGGCTTTGATACTAATGGAATTGAAGCAGGCCAAGTTGAACCTAACAAGAACTACTAATGATCTTGCTGATGTTCGAGCTTCTGTCGAATCGCTTAATAAGAAATTAGACAAGGAAAGAATCTCGCTTGAGAGAACCCGCGAGAGGCTTAGTCAGAATTCATTGAAAATAtcttctcttgaagaagaacttAAACAGACCAGACTTAGAATAGAACTGGCAAAAGATGCTGAAATCAAGTGTGTTTCCGGTGACCCTTCGGATATCACGAGAGAGCTCCATCGATTGAGTTCTGAGACAGAGCATTTCAAGAAAATTGGAGAAGCCGCCAAGTCAGAAGTTTCGAGGACAATGTCTGAGATTGAACAGACTAGAAGTATGATAACAACTGCAGAAATTAGATTGGTTGCTGCCAGGAAAATGAAGGAAGCTGCTAGAGCCGCTGAAGCAGCTGCCATTGCAGAAATCAATGCTTTATCTAATCATGAGATTGAGAATTCACCCGAAAAGCATGATGGTGTTACTCTTTCATTTGAAGAGTATACTTCTCTTGCCTGCAAAGCTCAAGATGCTGAGGAACAATACAAGAAGAAAGTTTTCAGTGCCATGCTTGAAGTTGATGAGGCGAatttggaaaaagagaaaatcTTAAAGAAGGCAGAGGAAGCTTTGGAAGAATTGAAATCCAGCAAGAAGGTCCTTGATGAAGCTTTGGAAAGGGTCGAGGTGGCGAATAGAGGGAAGCTAGTGGTAGAGGAGGCTCTAAGGAAGTGGCGGTCCGAGAGTCACAAGAGACGCTCCTCGGTACAAAATTCTACCAAGTTCAAAACCTCTTATCCATCTCACCATCAGAGAGAATCAATATTACTTGATGTGAATGGATTGAATATTGTAAATGATGAAACCAAGCCAGTTCTTAAGCCAACGCTATCGATAGGACAAATACTGAGCCGAAAGCTGCTTCCGCCGCAAGATATTGAATCCATGTTGCCTGGAGAAAGAAGCTTTGTGAAAAGGAAGATGTCATTGGGTCAGATGCTTGGCAAACAAAATTCTGATTCATCCATTGATACAcaaattgagaaagaaaatggACAGAAGCAGTTTTCTTCCAAGAGAAAGAAATTTGGGTTTGTGAGATTCTCACTTCTCTTGTCTAaacaacaaaagaagaagaagaagaagaagccaatGTTGAATTTGAGGTGA